Proteins encoded by one window of Salvia splendens isolate huo1 chromosome 5, SspV2, whole genome shotgun sequence:
- the LOC121803539 gene encoding dirigent protein 22-like produces the protein MDVKEETWFKAAVMTHPEEKSAVLHFYVQDFRAGSGPGATVYVVAESSISATSPTDFGEIHVTDDLITTRPEVNSEVIGKVQGTTISADFLVSGETMYLNFYFTAGEYAGSTLTMLGRNEIMNEEREMPIVGGTGFFRLARGYALSRTYSYDVERRYAVMEYTLYVSYVGKFDVELKRSPAT, from the coding sequence ATGGATGTCAAAGAAGAAACATGGTTCAAAGCCGCCGTCATGACCCACCCCGAAGAAAAATCCGCCGTGCTCCACTTCTACGTCCAGGATTTTCGAGCGGGTAGTGGCCCGGGCGCCACCGTCTACGTGGTGGCGGAATCTTCAATCTCAGCCACCTCCCCCACCGACTTTGGGGAAATCCACGTCACAGACGACCTGATAACGACCCGACCAGAAGTCAACTCCGAGGTGATTGGAAAAGTACAAGGCACCACTATCTCTGCCGATTTCCTCGTCTCCGGCGAGACAATGTACCTCAATTTTTACTTTACGGCAGGAGAGTACGCTGGCAGCACACTCACGATGCTCGGTCGGAACGAGATCATGAACGAGGAGCGGGAGATGCCGATCGTTGGTGGAACTGGATTTTTCCGGCTGGCGCGTGGGTACGCACTGTCAAGGACGTATTCATACGACGTAGAGAGGCGCTATGCCGTTATGGAGTACACGCTCTATGTGAGCTACGTCGGAAAATTTGACGTGGAATTAAAGAGATCGCCGGCGACATAG